The Lactuca sativa cultivar Salinas chromosome 2, Lsat_Salinas_v11, whole genome shotgun sequence genome includes a window with the following:
- the LOC111917458 gene encoding uncharacterized protein LOC111917458, whose product MKKIDLFKVRSMWGNPCFDFACSCARGLSGGILSVWDPNVFVKSNVHCTDNVVIVGGFWVHFSFPCYMVNIYAPQGVREKFDVWRYLSDFKRRNGGNHVFFGDFNVVREVTERTDVPMIGKRFTRIDAIGSKLSKLDRFLVDEVFYGRFDHLQVSVLDRRWSDHYPIFLHVSLVDYGPSLFKFFNSWLELDGFNDMEESRASSNRMVSRLVDIDNIFDDGGSCDDLAQERRAILGDSTSLEKSRSLDSGQKARFKWAIEGDENSAFFHAMLNQRRR is encoded by the exons ATGAAAAAAATTGATTTGTTCAAAGTTAGGAGTATGTGGGGTAATCCCTGTTTTGATTTTGCGTGTAGTTGTGCTCGGGGTCTCTCAGGGGGTATTCTCTCTGTGTGGGACCCTAATGTGTTTGTGAAAAGCAATGTTCACTGTACGGATAATGTGGTTATAGTTGGAGGATTTTGGGTCCATTTTAGTTTTCCTTGTTACATGGTTAATATTTATGCTCCTCAAGGAGTCCGAGAGAAATTTGATGTGTGGCGATATCTTTCGGATTTTAAAAGGAGGAATGGGGGGAATCATGTGTTTTTTGGAGACTTTAATGTTGTTAGGGAGGTGACTGAAAGAACGG ATGTGCCTATGATTGGGAAGCGGTTCACTAGAATCGATGCTATTGGCTCCAAGTTAAGTAAGTTGGATAGGTTTTTGGTGGATGAAGTTTTTTATGGTAGATTTGACCACCTTCAAGTGTCGGTTCTTGATAGAAGATGGTCTGATCACTACCCTATTTTCTTGCATGTATCTTTAGTGGATTATGGTCCTTCATTGTTTAAATTCTTCAATTCTTGGTTAGAGCTTGATGGGTTTAACGATATG GAGGAATCTAGAGCTTCTAGTAATCGTATGGTATCTAGATTGGTTGATATTGATAATATCTTTGATGATGGTGGTTCGTGTGATGATTTGGCTCAAGAGAGAAGGGCTATTCTCGGTGATTCGACTTCCTTGGAAAAGTCTCGGTCTCTTGATTCAGGCCAAAAAGCTCGATTTAAATGGGCTATCGAGGGGGACGAGAACTCAGCTTTTTTTCATGCCATGTTGAACCAACGAAGACGTTAG